The DNA sequence TATCTTTCTTCGGTTCTTTCTATCAGATTTATATAGTATTTATTTTAGCATATTATGTCGAAATTGAAAACCTTTATTCTATATAAAAATGCAACACATTTAACCAATTTTGAAAAACAAAAAAAGTGCTGAAGCCTTGTAAATCCAAGTACTTCAACACCTACTTATTAGAGCGATAGACGGGGCTCGAACCCGATAAGCCAAAAAGCACCAATCTTAGGAAAGAAAGGAGCTTCGTACATCTTCGTTCTCTGATTTTAACCAATTTTTAACCACATTAAGTTTTAACCAGATTTTTCAATTTTTACCACAAGAGCCTGTCAATCCCTTTACCGTAGGCACTCGCAGAGTGGGGATTTACTGGCGGTAGTAAATTTCATCAATCCCCCATCATGGGAAAAGGGACATTCCAATGCACTTTATTGGAATATCCCTTGATTACTACTTTACAACTACAAAAAAGAGAATCCCCTAATAAGAGATTCCCTATATATATTCATGGTTATTTTGTTGCACCACACTCGGAACACTGATAGCCTACTGTTACTACTTCGTCCCATGCTTCCTTTACGGTCACTGTTACGATGTTGGATACCCATTCTTGGTGAGTCACAGCTTCGTGGTGGATAGTATTACCAGTACTGAACTCCTTATCCCCCCATCTACAACCTTCCCCATAAGTATTAGCGTGATATAATGCATGATTATTAGCTTCCTCCTGACCATGTATTCTTACAATAGAACCATTTCTATTATAACATGTAAAGCAAATAACGTCAACATCTGTTTCTTCTTCATCCCACGCTGGTTCATCTACTACTGTCTCATAGTGTCCGTGGTCTTCCTGACGGGTTTCTGCTGGATGATGAATTGTCTGAGTGATTGGAATCCAATTATGGGTATGCGTTGGGGTTGTACTGCTTGTACCCCCTGAACTGTTTCCTCCACCGTTACTTGGTGCTGGGATTGGTGTATGGCTTGTACTACCTGTATTACCTGTGTTTCCACTATGGTTACCAGAATTTCCAGAATTACTACTTCCACCGTTACCACTATTTCCAGTGTTTCCTGTACTTCCACTGTTATCTGTGCTATCAGACTTTTCTGTTTTATCAGACTTATCTGACTTTTCCTCAGTACCCTTGCTATCCTTGGTGTCCTCTTTAACTTCGGTTTCACCGCTGGCTACCTGAGTTTGAGTTTCATCGGAAACCTTTTCATCTATTTTATTTTCCTTTGTATCCTTAGTTTCTGTAGCTATTGCTACTTCCTTTTCAGTTGTTTTAGCATTTCCGCATCCACAACCACTAAATAGTAGACTAGATGCAATAACCAACGCTAAACCGCCTATTTTTAATGCTTTCATAATTTCACCTCTTATACCATATTGATATACAGTAAAATTATTTATATTCTTCTGTCCAATTTACTAATTTTACAAATTATCCTTTTTACAAATCACTATTATACACTATTCATTATATTTGTCAATCCTCTTTTTTCAATTTATTCTATTTTTTTCAATACATATTTTAATATCCGCAAAAAACGTTACCTAAGTGGGGAAACTCATTAAAATATTTTAATCAAAGTATTTGTGATACAATAAAATTACATTAAAAAATTTATTGGAGGTACACTATTATGGAAGAAAGAAAAATTGAATATCATCCGTCTTATACAGAGGAAGAAAACAGACTGTTGCAGGACTATATTGAGAATGCATCAGAAACGGAGCTTGTAGAAATGATTAGGAAATTACAGGAACTATATACTCCAGAAGTTCCAAACATATCTGCATCATTACAGCAATTACAAAAAGAGGTTCGGGAACGTGATATATTAAACCAACAATATGAAGCGTTGAAAGCTTGTAAAAACGAATGGGGTAAATACCAAACAGCATTATCTAATTATAAGAATGCTATTATTATTCGGAGAAAATATGTCGAATTCAAAAAAACTTATACCGAAAATCACAACAATATCCGCAATTCCCTAGAAATATTTGAAGTATTTTGTGAACAAGTTAAATATATCAAAGATATTGCGCCAACCAACCAAGACTACATTCGTAAGGCTATACTATCCGACAGCGCAAAGTGGCAGACAAAAAAACCAGAACAACCACACTTTTTTTCGACTATTAACGAAATTGAAGTAACCCCACTGAGTGATTCCGAAAGTTTAGAAAGCATTGGAAAAGATAATCTCAAATATATGTTAATGTTGATGTTATATCATGCCGATTCACCTACCGCAATTGAGATTCCTGTGGCTATTTCATTTCTTACCAGAAAATATGCAGAAACAAACCACAAGCAGAAAAATAATCTTCCTATTTTCGCTACTAATTTACTCTCTATACCTGAATTAATAAAGAAAAATCAGGAATTGCTAGAAGATATTCAAATTATAAAAGAAGAAGCTGATATTTTACTTACAGAAGTAGAAGAAATTGAATAAGATAATCAATCTGATTAAGCATCCTTTAAGGGTGCTTTTTCTATTTTTTGGGGATTCTCCTTCAAATAGCTTCTACCATTTTTAAGTGATAGGATACAAGTATAAGAGATGATTATCTCAAAAAAAGTTATCGAGAATATCTCTTTTATGGGGATTTCTCCTCAAATAGCTTCTACCATTTTTAAGTGATAGGATACAAGTATAAGAGGTGATTATCTCAAAAAAATGTTATCGAAAATATCTCTTTTGTGGGGATTCTCCTTCAAATTTTTTATTCCATCTTCATGTGATATTCTTGATACATGAAGAAGAAAGCGAGGTGACAATATGACTTTAATTCGAGCTCCCAACAAAAGAATCCCCCATTTAATATGGGAGATTCATGTAACCGATAACCCACCGAAATGTGTTATCTGTCTCTAGCAGGATTATTATATCACATTTTCGGAATTAAGGACAGGAGGTCTTTTATGGCTAATAGAAGTAAATTGGTAAATAAGGATATTGCTATCGAAGTAATTGAACCAGAACGCGTGTATGTTCTACTAGAAGTTGCACCCGTATATGATTACGGTCCTGACGGCAAGCCAACCGAAACAGTGATTGGTCACAAGCATACGGTCGTTAATATCGATTCTTTCGAGAAATATGTGATAAAAGTCGCTGGAACAAAACCACTGATTTCTGCTGAACTTTTAGCAGAAAAACGTGAAAACGGCGAAAAAGTGTATGTGGAATTCGAAAATGCAACCATCAAGATGTATTGGAATTCCAGATTAAATGCGTATGCAGATAGCTTCAAGGCAGATGGTATCCATTTTGTAGAAACAGAGGAATAAGAGGAATAAGAGGAGGAAAAGACTATGGAACATTTGGGAACTAATCTTCTTGCCATTATCTTAATGGCAGCAATTGTGATAGCAATTTTATTTGCTCTTATGGTACTCATTGTAATGTGTATTGGTAAAAAGAGCGCACAGGAAGCCACTAAAATCATTGTAGATTTTTTTGCTTCAATCTGTAAAGCGTTTCAAACACCAGATGTACAAGCACCATGTATCACTTACGATGTTTTTATTGGTCACAATGGATATATCATCCGTGATGACATTGTAAATGAATATTTCGCCCCCTTGCAGAACTATTGGGAAACCTTTTATTATTCAGATGCGAAATATGCTTCTCAAAACGTTGTGGAATATGCATTCCGTGCATATTTCCCTACTAAATTTGAGAATTCATCCAGACGGCTATTAGCGTCTGTAAAACAGATAGCGGAACAGGCATTAACACGTCACTTCCATTCTTTCGGAGTATCCTTTCCAGTTGACAGGTTTATTGCTGTCAAAATACATCAGGACATTGTGTCTGTTTTTATAGCTGTAAACGATAAGGGATTCTCTGAAATTGAGAAGCTACGGCAGAATATTTGCTAACCCTGTGAATTATGGACATTTTGCAGTGTGAAGCGCGGTTGCCGTAGGCATAAGCGCGGAACATTGCGGAAATGTCCATCTTCCCGCGGGGGTAAGTATTACCCCCGCGGGAACAAACAAGAAAAATCTCATCCAGAAGCCGCATAAATTAAGGCTTTCCAGCACAAAAAATCATGTTCGCCCCAAATGCACAAATCGAACATACAAAGTATTTACTATCCTTTTATGGGGAAAGAACATTAAAATGCAATATTTTTATATTCTGTATATACTGAAATTAACAAAAAATCAGAGGAGGTAAGCATTATGAGTAATGAAATTAAAGCAGCAAAAAATGTTCAAAGAAATGCCTATCAGATTACTATCAATAATCCCATAGACAAGGGATATACACACAGGGCAATAAAAGAAGAATTAACAACTTCTTTTACTACTTTAAGATACTTCTGTATGGCAGATGAAATCGGAGAACAAGGCACATATCATACACACATTTATGTTGTATTTACATCCAGAGTGCGTTGGTCAAAGATAAAGAAATCCTTCCCAGAAGCACATATCGTTTTCCCCTATGGAACAGCCGAGAATAATCTTGAATACATCAAGAAATCTGGTAAATGGGAAAATACTGAAAAAGCGGAGACACGCGTAGAAGGTACGTTTGAAGAATGGGGAACGTTTCCAACACAAAAAGGTGAAAAGCCAGAAATGGAAGAATTATACGAAATGGTAAAGAATGGTTACTCAAACGCTCAGATTTTGGAGATAAATAATGATTACATATTGCAAATCGATAAATTAGACAAGCTACGAACTATGTTACTCACGGAGAAATATAAGGATACGCGTAGGATGGATTTAAAAGTTACATATATCTACGGAGCAACTGGAACAGGAAAAACCAGAGGTGTATTGGATGAACATGGAGATTCTAATGTTTATAGGGTATGCGATTACAGACATCCATTTGACGGTTATAACTGTCAACCTGTTATAGCATTTGATGAATACCGCTCACAACTACGCCTATCGGATATGTTGCAGTATTGTGATATTTACCCTATTGAGTTAAGTGCAAGGTATTCAAATAAATTTGCCTGTTATGAAACAGTCTATATAATATCGAACTGGTCATTGGAACAGCAATATGAACAAGAGCAAAAAGAAAGTCCAGAATCTTGGCAGGCATTTTTAAGACGTATTCATGAAGTCATTGTTTACCATGAAGATAAGACAATTACAACATATGATTCCATGGAAAAGTATCTGCACCGTAATGAGCAATTTCATGAAGTATCAAACAAGGAAAAAGCAGAACTACCATTTTAAAAGTGGCTCTGCAAATTATAAAAAATGGAGGAAATTAATTATGTCAAAAGGAAACGAAAGAAAAGAAATTACATCTAGAGTTAATTCCATATTGGAATTAAACAATCTGTATGAAAACAAAGATTCTAATCTCACTTGGGATAAATATGCTCATAACCGTATCTCGGAAAAATGTGCTATCCAAAGTTTTCATACACGAATAGCAACAAAAGAGGAATTAAAAGCATTAGATATGGCAACTGTACGTCCATCTTTATTAGATGCTCTAGAAGAAACTGTATATCTTCTTAATGATGTACAATCTGTATCTCGCATCCGCACCATAAAAAAGCATGAATTTCAAGACGTTTTAATGATATCATTTTATGATGAAAATGACATTCAGATTTTTTCATCTGACGGAACTTTTGTCATGGAGGGAGTAAACGTTAAAAACATTTAACCTCCTAGCAATTAATATATAGAAAGATAAAGGAAAAAGGCTTTCCCTTTCCGACAAAGTATTTCAATAAGGACAAGTATTTCACTGGGAACACCTTTAAGGTGTACCATAATGAAGAAAGAAAATTTAACACAAATACCATCAAACATGGAATTGAAAAACTTAATAGATTATGCTACCCTATCTTTTGAAGATGTACGAAAATTGTACGCAATGAAAGAAAGAGAGGATATTTTATCAAGTTATTCTTTTCCAGAAAAACCTTCTAAGGATGGTTTTTACAGAATATATGTAAAAGACACTACCAAAAAAGCGGGTCGTAAACAGCTTACCGCTAAAACTTTAGACGAACTAAAGAACAAAGTATATTCGTTTGAAAAAGGAATATCTGGAAAAGCCACAAAAACATTTAAAGACACTTTTTTGATTGTACAGGAAGAGAAATTAAAATATGTCAAAAATCCAGAGAAAATTGTATCAGTTCAGAATACTATTTCAAGAAACAGGTCTGAATACAAGAGATTTTTCGAGGGCACATTCATAGAATCCAAATACTTGGATTCCATTACCAAAGATGACCTTGAAAATATCATACTCTTAAATTTACAAAAATATGACCTTAGAAAAAAAGGACTTGCATCCATGAAAGCAATTCTAAAATCTATTTTTGATTTAGCATATGAACAATACTGGATTAAAGACAACACTTACAGTCGAGTAAATTTCAAGAAATTTTCGGATTTACTGGTGGAAAGTGTTCCTGTTACAGAACGTGTCCACTCTAACACTGAAATAATGGATATGTTGGAGTACATACATGAACATCAAAAGAAGAAGCCTTCCTATATTCCAGCATGGACTTTAGAAATGCAGATTCTGACTGGAACTCGTAGAGGAGAACTTCCACCCTTACGTTGGTCGGATGTTCACGATGATTACATCGAAATCAAACGTTCACAAATTACAGTCAAGAAAAACGGTAGCACAAAAGAATACTTTAAAATCGTTTCCCACACCAAAAACTACAAAGGTAGGAACTTTCCTATCACAAATGATTTAAGAGCCTATTTGACCCGATTAAAAGACATACACGACAGATTTTATCCGAAATCAGAATTTCTATTTCCTGCTGATACGGAAAATGGTGTCATCACGAATAATGTTGTTTATGGATTCTATCGTCGGATGTGTAAGAAGCTCAACATTGTACAAGTGGAAGGTGTGATAAAAGGAACACACTCCTTCCGTAGAAACAATATTACAGATGTGGTAAACGCAACAAATGGAAATGTGATTATGGCATCCACACTATTTGGAAATACTCCAGATGTGGCAGAGAAAAATTATTACACAGGTGCAAATTTAGCAGTCGCAAAACAGGCTTTGGAATCTCGAAATTTTTTAACCAACTTTTAACCAGTTTCAGCAATTCCACAGAATAAAA is a window from the Roseburia sp. 499 genome containing:
- a CDS encoding tyrosine-type recombinase/integrase → MKKENLTQIPSNMELKNLIDYATLSFEDVRKLYAMKEREDILSSYSFPEKPSKDGFYRIYVKDTTKKAGRKQLTAKTLDELKNKVYSFEKGISGKATKTFKDTFLIVQEEKLKYVKNPEKIVSVQNTISRNRSEYKRFFEGTFIESKYLDSITKDDLENIILLNLQKYDLRKKGLASMKAILKSIFDLAYEQYWIKDNTYSRVNFKKFSDLLVESVPVTERVHSNTEIMDMLEYIHEHQKKKPSYIPAWTLEMQILTGTRRGELPPLRWSDVHDDYIEIKRSQITVKKNGSTKEYFKIVSHTKNYKGRNFPITNDLRAYLTRLKDIHDRFYPKSEFLFPADTENGVITNNVVYGFYRRMCKKLNIVQVEGVIKGTHSFRRNNITDVVNATNGNVIMASTLFGNTPDVAEKNYYTGANLAVAKQALESRNFLTNF